One Cucumis sativus cultivar 9930 chromosome 1, Cucumber_9930_V3, whole genome shotgun sequence DNA segment encodes these proteins:
- the LOC101202994 gene encoding tubulin-folding cofactor E isoform X2 has product MQDSIQLQSQFRLGQRVHFVGDPRRTGTVAFIGTLEGYSGTWVGVDWDDNNGKHDGSINGVRYFQAKSERSGSFVRFQNLSLGISLLQALELRYRGDSTKEEEDEMYVLSASDKRVSVQFVGKDLIKDKLSRFEELTSVSLSYMGVSSLGNPGQIGSVLPNLKQLDLTGNLLSDWKDISIICDQLQALVAIILSNNLLSCEISGPLQLKHIRILVLNNTGITWMQVEILKHSLPAMEELHLMGNNISEVKPESSSMVEGFNLLRLLNLENNCIAEWNEILKLGQLKSLEQIQLNNNKLSHIFYPNLNELHELFGDVESQGDCFPFQNLRCLFLGGNNIDHLASIDVLNSFPNLIDIRLSENPIADPMRGGIPRYVLVARLSKIQVINGSEVTPRERRDSEIRYVRMVMSNLDGNHEETLRLHPRFEELKSFYGIEDNSASVGPAGPQKLSSGLISITLKCVGASIGEKPPVTKKLPPTTSVGKLKMLCESFFKLKSIKLKLYLQEEDSPMPILLEDDMTSLMDLGVGNESNILVDEES; this is encoded by the exons ATGCAAGACTCAATTCAGCTTCAATCCCAGTTTAGGTTGGGCCAACGAGTCCACTTTGTCGGTGATCCCAGACGTACTGGGACAGTGGCTTTCATAGGAACCCTAGAAGGTTATTCAGGAACGTGGGTTGGAGTGGACTGGGATGACAACAATGGTAAGCACGATGGTTCCATCAATGGGGTTCGCTATTTTCAGGCAAAGTCAGAACGATCTGGTTCGTTTGTTCGGTTCCAGAATTTGAGTCTTGGCATTTCGCTGCTCCAAGCATTGGAGCTCAGATATAGAGGCGACtctacaaaagaagaagagg ATGAAATGTACGTACTCTCAGCCAGTGACAAGCGTGTATCTGTTCAGTTTGTGGGTAAAGATCTTATTAAGGACAAGCTTAGTCGTTTTGAGGAGTTAACTAGTGTATCCTTGTCATATATGGGTGTTAGCTCTCTCGGGAATCCAGGTCAAATTGGCTCCGTCTTGCCAA ACCTAAAACAGCTTGACCTGACTGGAAATTTGCTATCAGATTGGAAG GATATCAGTATCATTTGTGACCAGTTACAAGCTCTTGTAGCCATCATTTTATCGAACAACTTATTGTCGTGTGAAATCTCAGGGCCCCTTCAATTGAAACACATTCGTATTTTAGTTCTAAACAATACTGGAATAACTTGGATGCAG GTTGAAATACTTAAACATTCACTGCCGGCTATGGAAGAACTACATCTGATGGGAAATAATATAAGCGAAGTAAAG CCTGAATCGTCTTCTATGGTTGAAGGATTTAATCTTCTGCGGCTTTTAAATCTGGAAAATAACTGTATAGCTGAGTGGAACGAAATATTGAAACTTGGTCAATTAAAAag CTTGGAGCAGATTCAGttaaataacaacaaattgaGCCATATATTTTATCCCAACTTGAATGAGTTGCACGAGTTATTTGGAGATGTTGAATCACAAGGAGAttgttttccatttcaaaatttgcgATGCCTCTTTCTCG GAGGCAACAACATTGATCATTTGGCTTCTATTGATGTCTTAAACTCATTCCCTAATTTGATT gACATCAGGCTTTCAGAGAATCCGATAGCTGATCCCATGAGGGGTGGGATTCCCAGATATGTTTTAGTTGCACGATTGTCCAAAATTCAAGTTATAAATGGGAGTGAG GTAACTCCTCGTGAAAGAAGGGACTCTGAAATACG CTACGTACGCATGGTTATGTCAAATCTGGATGGCAATCACGAGGAAACGTTGAGGCTACATCCTAG ATTTGAAGAGCTTAAGAGTTTTTATGGGATTGAAGATAATAGTGCATCAGTCGGACCAGCCGGACCTCAGAAGCTGTCTTCTGGTCTCATTT CAATCACTTTAAAGTGTGTGGGAGCATCAATTGGTGAGAAGCCACCAGTGACAAAGAAACTGCCACCCACTACATCA GTTGGCAAGTTAAAGATGCTTTGTGAAAgctttttcaaactaaaatctaTCAAGCTAAAGTTGTATCTTCAAGAAGAG GATTCTCCCATGCCGATATTGCTTGAGGATGATATGACATCCCTGATGGATCTTGGCGTTGGGAATGAATCTAATATTCTTGTGGATGAAGAGAGTTAA
- the LOC101202994 gene encoding tubulin-folding cofactor E isoform X1, which produces MELVTNFLCIQEQFKGSKIIIQQREKMQDSIQLQSQFRLGQRVHFVGDPRRTGTVAFIGTLEGYSGTWVGVDWDDNNGKHDGSINGVRYFQAKSERSGSFVRFQNLSLGISLLQALELRYRGDSTKEEEDEMYVLSASDKRVSVQFVGKDLIKDKLSRFEELTSVSLSYMGVSSLGNPGQIGSVLPNLKQLDLTGNLLSDWKDISIICDQLQALVAIILSNNLLSCEISGPLQLKHIRILVLNNTGITWMQVEILKHSLPAMEELHLMGNNISEVKPESSSMVEGFNLLRLLNLENNCIAEWNEILKLGQLKSLEQIQLNNNKLSHIFYPNLNELHELFGDVESQGDCFPFQNLRCLFLGGNNIDHLASIDVLNSFPNLIDIRLSENPIADPMRGGIPRYVLVARLSKIQVINGSEVTPRERRDSEIRYVRMVMSNLDGNHEETLRLHPRFEELKSFYGIEDNSASVGPAGPQKLSSGLISITLKCVGASIGEKPPVTKKLPPTTSVGKLKMLCESFFKLKSIKLKLYLQEEDSPMPILLEDDMTSLMDLGVGNESNILVDEES; this is translated from the exons GAGAAAAGATGCAAGACTCAATTCAGCTTCAATCCCAGTTTAGGTTGGGCCAACGAGTCCACTTTGTCGGTGATCCCAGACGTACTGGGACAGTGGCTTTCATAGGAACCCTAGAAGGTTATTCAGGAACGTGGGTTGGAGTGGACTGGGATGACAACAATGGTAAGCACGATGGTTCCATCAATGGGGTTCGCTATTTTCAGGCAAAGTCAGAACGATCTGGTTCGTTTGTTCGGTTCCAGAATTTGAGTCTTGGCATTTCGCTGCTCCAAGCATTGGAGCTCAGATATAGAGGCGACtctacaaaagaagaagagg ATGAAATGTACGTACTCTCAGCCAGTGACAAGCGTGTATCTGTTCAGTTTGTGGGTAAAGATCTTATTAAGGACAAGCTTAGTCGTTTTGAGGAGTTAACTAGTGTATCCTTGTCATATATGGGTGTTAGCTCTCTCGGGAATCCAGGTCAAATTGGCTCCGTCTTGCCAA ACCTAAAACAGCTTGACCTGACTGGAAATTTGCTATCAGATTGGAAG GATATCAGTATCATTTGTGACCAGTTACAAGCTCTTGTAGCCATCATTTTATCGAACAACTTATTGTCGTGTGAAATCTCAGGGCCCCTTCAATTGAAACACATTCGTATTTTAGTTCTAAACAATACTGGAATAACTTGGATGCAG GTTGAAATACTTAAACATTCACTGCCGGCTATGGAAGAACTACATCTGATGGGAAATAATATAAGCGAAGTAAAG CCTGAATCGTCTTCTATGGTTGAAGGATTTAATCTTCTGCGGCTTTTAAATCTGGAAAATAACTGTATAGCTGAGTGGAACGAAATATTGAAACTTGGTCAATTAAAAag CTTGGAGCAGATTCAGttaaataacaacaaattgaGCCATATATTTTATCCCAACTTGAATGAGTTGCACGAGTTATTTGGAGATGTTGAATCACAAGGAGAttgttttccatttcaaaatttgcgATGCCTCTTTCTCG GAGGCAACAACATTGATCATTTGGCTTCTATTGATGTCTTAAACTCATTCCCTAATTTGATT gACATCAGGCTTTCAGAGAATCCGATAGCTGATCCCATGAGGGGTGGGATTCCCAGATATGTTTTAGTTGCACGATTGTCCAAAATTCAAGTTATAAATGGGAGTGAG GTAACTCCTCGTGAAAGAAGGGACTCTGAAATACG CTACGTACGCATGGTTATGTCAAATCTGGATGGCAATCACGAGGAAACGTTGAGGCTACATCCTAG ATTTGAAGAGCTTAAGAGTTTTTATGGGATTGAAGATAATAGTGCATCAGTCGGACCAGCCGGACCTCAGAAGCTGTCTTCTGGTCTCATTT CAATCACTTTAAAGTGTGTGGGAGCATCAATTGGTGAGAAGCCACCAGTGACAAAGAAACTGCCACCCACTACATCA GTTGGCAAGTTAAAGATGCTTTGTGAAAgctttttcaaactaaaatctaTCAAGCTAAAGTTGTATCTTCAAGAAGAG GATTCTCCCATGCCGATATTGCTTGAGGATGATATGACATCCCTGATGGATCTTGGCGTTGGGAATGAATCTAATATTCTTGTGGATGAAGAGAGTTAA
- the LOC105436349 gene encoding uncharacterized protein LOC105436349 encodes MGYIYEAMDRAKEAIAKSFNNNEEKYKDIFTIIDKRWELQLHRPLHAAGYYLNPSFYYSNPNSQEDDEIVNGLYSCITKMVASLEVQDKILVELSKYKRAKALFGQPLAIRQRDKISPVEWWDNFGQSTPNLQKFAVRILGLTYSASGCLRNWSVIEQLHSKKQNRLAQSRLNDLVFIKYNRALKRRYNLRDIVDPISLKDIDDSNK; translated from the exons ATGGGATATATTTATGAGGCCATGGATAGAGCTAAGGAAGCTATTGCTAAGTCCttcaataataatgaagaaaaatacaaggaCATTTTCACCATAATCGATAAAAGATGGGAGCTTCAGTTGCATCGTCCTCTGCATGCAGCGGGGTATTACTTAAACCCGTCATTCTATTATTCGAATCCCAACAGCCAAGAGGATGATGAAATAGTTAATGGACTCTACTCATGCATTACGAAAATGGTTGCTTCATTGGAAGTACAAGACAAAATACTTGTAGAGCTAAGCAAGTATAAGAGAGCTAAAGCATTATTCGGACAACCTTTAGCAATTAGACAAAGGGACAAAATATCTCCAG TGGAATGGTGGGATAATTTTGGACAATCAACTCCAAACTTGCAAAAGTTTGCTGTGAGAATTTTAGGTCTTACTTATAGTGCTTCTGGATGCTTGCGTAATTGGAGTGTAATTGAACAG CTTCAtagcaaaaaacaaaatagactTGCTCAAAGTCGTTTGAATGATCTAGTgttcatcaaatacaacagAGCATTAAAACGTCGATACAACCTACGAGATATTGTTGACCCCATCTCCTTGAAAGATATTGATGATAGTAACAAATAG